In one Ananas comosus cultivar F153 linkage group 12, ASM154086v1, whole genome shotgun sequence genomic region, the following are encoded:
- the LOC109718974 gene encoding protein ELF4-LIKE 4-like yields MEGETFSGLGSGATQVDCKVIQSFQKNFVQVQSILDQNRLLINEINQNHESRIPNNLSRNVGLIRELNSNIRRVVDLYADLSTSLGRSVAASSEGDSTGTLKSGCKAGQKRTRVS; encoded by the coding sequence ATGGAAGGTGAAACTTTCTCAGGATTAGGCAGTGGAGCAACTCAAGTGGACTGCAAGGTAATCCAATCCTTTCAAAAGAACTTTGTTCAAGTTCAAAGCATATTGGATCAGAACAGGCTCTTGATCAATGAGATCAATCAAAACCACGAATCGAGAATCCCCAACAATCTCAGCCGGAATGTCGGCTTAATTAGAGAGCTCAACAGTAACATTAGGAGGGTTGTCGACCTCTACGCCGACCTCTCCACGTCCCTCGGTAGGTCTGTGGCCGCGTCTTCCGAAGGGGACTCCACTGGAACCCTAAAGTCCGGTTGCAAGGCCGGCCAGAAGAGAACTCGGGTCAGTTGA